One region of Fibrobacter sp. UWP2 genomic DNA includes:
- a CDS encoding DUF1490 domain-containing protein: MSVWKNEKFWLVMAGAVGSAIAKKILKAPKTREYAVKGLAQGMKFTADAKATFQDMKDEAADICNDAKKEAEAK, from the coding sequence ATGTCCGTATGGAAAAATGAAAAGTTCTGGTTGGTGATGGCTGGTGCTGTTGGCTCCGCTATTGCAAAGAAGATTCTCAAGGCTCCCAAAACTCGCGAATATGCCGTTAAGGGACTTGCTCAGGGCATGAAGTTCACTGCCGACGCTAAGGCCACCTTCCAAGACATGAAGGACGAAGCTGCCGACATCTGCAACGACGCAAAGAAAGAAGCAGAAGCGAAGTAA
- a CDS encoding TonB-dependent receptor has translation MKKMFICKAATLAFIFATVGAVSARAQDDEITSIDDFLEESAPENNATTSDANDMARSEAPAANASSVTQLDELSVESEIEAEQAKQAKKAESVATIDAAEMQNTSKTISKAVNSASGVKVRKSGGMGSEGKINIRGMEGKNIKVLVNAVPVETQGNLGLDDIPIDQIADIEVYKGYVPARFATDGAGGAINIVTKKRPANSVDASYSLSSFNTHKASVTASHVIDSIVGGAGLEVGVSGYFNHSDNDYEYTSPYMKSSAGKDTSVVRDHDRYTSYNVQAFANLMNAWFDQISLGASYGAFDKEIQGDANRIVETSAEGYNFGATFGLDKKNIFVKDLNFGNHFSFGYSENKTIDTSRVHCRNWYSCDTAKKNVGELTMMGLPKLRTVQAYDFNDLLNLDYQFIKNQFVYWNTLFRYHKEDPEDDVGSEMVGFNTAGYPGKTISLTTGLSLEDNFLDSRLQNLLGFKFHYMKAEISNTSTSMIQQAVLEKNDYTDFSYDESLMFRIVKPLAVKGSYQHAVRLPTPDELFGDGVRVSAATNLKPEEADNFNVGLSLDLQEIPLFARFRFDGDVFYSYYKNRIHYMGTSQMSVPYFNMDPIRGWGYEGDVKLDVNEWVLLGTNWTFQDLRNIDYNAKQGILEDAIIPNIPRFFMNYMAEFHMGDILNKNDFVKFWWAANYTDEYYYGWKVSSRQSRKIDASFTQDLGIEYSVWENKLAWSFEVDNFMDETVYDKYGESKPGRTFATKIRYSFR, from the coding sequence ATGAAAAAGATGTTTATTTGCAAGGCGGCAACGCTTGCCTTTATATTTGCTACGGTTGGTGCGGTTTCGGCCCGTGCCCAAGATGATGAAATTACCTCAATAGACGATTTTCTGGAAGAATCGGCTCCAGAAAACAATGCGACAACTAGTGACGCAAATGATATGGCGCGGTCAGAGGCTCCTGCTGCAAATGCATCAAGTGTCACGCAGTTGGACGAACTTTCGGTGGAATCTGAAATAGAAGCAGAACAGGCGAAGCAGGCCAAAAAGGCGGAATCGGTTGCGACGATTGATGCGGCCGAAATGCAGAATACCAGCAAGACTATTTCGAAGGCGGTCAATTCCGCTTCGGGCGTGAAAGTGCGCAAGTCCGGCGGCATGGGCAGCGAAGGCAAAATCAACATTCGCGGCATGGAAGGCAAGAATATCAAGGTGCTGGTAAATGCCGTTCCGGTCGAGACGCAGGGCAACTTGGGACTTGACGATATTCCTATCGACCAGATTGCCGATATCGAAGTCTACAAGGGCTATGTTCCGGCGCGTTTTGCGACAGATGGCGCAGGCGGCGCCATCAATATCGTTACCAAAAAACGCCCCGCTAATTCGGTGGATGCGTCCTACAGCCTTTCGAGTTTCAATACGCACAAGGCTTCTGTAACGGCAAGCCACGTGATTGACAGCATTGTGGGTGGGGCTGGCTTGGAAGTAGGCGTGTCGGGCTACTTTAACCATTCCGATAACGATTACGAATACACGTCTCCCTACATGAAGAGTTCTGCGGGCAAGGATACGAGCGTAGTTCGCGACCATGACCGTTATACATCTTACAACGTGCAGGCTTTTGCGAACTTGATGAATGCGTGGTTCGACCAGATTTCGCTTGGTGCAAGCTATGGCGCGTTTGACAAGGAAATTCAGGGGGATGCGAACCGCATTGTCGAAACGAGTGCCGAAGGATACAATTTTGGGGCGACATTCGGCCTGGATAAGAAAAATATCTTTGTAAAAGACCTGAATTTCGGTAACCATTTTTCGTTCGGGTACAGTGAAAATAAAACCATTGACACGAGCCGCGTTCATTGCCGCAACTGGTATAGCTGCGATACGGCCAAAAAGAATGTGGGTGAGTTGACGATGATGGGACTCCCGAAACTGAGAACAGTACAGGCGTATGATTTCAACGATTTGCTGAATTTGGATTACCAATTCATTAAGAATCAGTTTGTTTACTGGAATACGCTTTTCCGGTACCACAAGGAAGACCCCGAAGATGACGTGGGCTCCGAAATGGTCGGGTTCAATACGGCGGGCTATCCTGGCAAAACGATTTCTTTGACGACGGGTCTTTCGCTTGAAGACAATTTCCTTGATTCGAGACTCCAGAACCTGTTGGGTTTCAAATTCCATTACATGAAGGCTGAAATTTCTAATACTTCCACAAGTATGATACAGCAGGCGGTATTGGAAAAGAATGATTATACGGACTTTAGCTACGATGAAAGCTTGATGTTCCGGATTGTAAAGCCTCTTGCGGTCAAGGGCTCCTACCAGCATGCGGTGCGCTTGCCCACGCCTGACGAACTCTTTGGCGATGGAGTGCGCGTGAGTGCCGCGACAAACCTCAAACCCGAAGAAGCAGACAATTTTAACGTGGGCCTGTCTCTTGATTTGCAAGAAATCCCGTTGTTTGCACGATTCCGATTTGACGGAGACGTATTCTATTCCTATTACAAGAACCGCATCCATTATATGGGAACTTCACAAATGTCGGTGCCGTACTTTAACATGGACCCGATTCGCGGCTGGGGCTACGAAGGCGACGTAAAACTCGATGTGAATGAATGGGTGCTGCTCGGGACGAACTGGACTTTCCAGGATTTGCGCAATATCGATTATAATGCAAAGCAGGGAATTCTAGAAGATGCAATCATCCCGAACATTCCTCGGTTCTTTATGAATTATATGGCCGAATTCCACATGGGTGATATACTCAACAAGAACGATTTTGTCAAGTTCTGGTGGGCCGCAAATTACACCGATGAATACTATTACGGCTGGAAAGTCAGTTCTCGCCAAAGCAGAAAGATTGATGCATCGTTCACGCAGGATTTAGGTATTGAATATTCCGTGTGGGAAAACAAACTCGCTTGGAGCTTTGAAGTCGATAACTTTATGGACGAAACCGTTTACGATAAGTATGGAGAATCTAAACCGGGACGCACTTTCGCGACTAAGATTAGATACAGTTTTAGGTAG